One Gemmatimonadota bacterium DNA window includes the following coding sequences:
- the thiC gene encoding phosphomethylpyrimidine synthase ThiC, producing the protein MATPLPVLPDTPAPDPAGYGDAFPASTKAYRTGPRGLRVPVREIRLSGGEPPLQVYDSSGPQGHDVRQGLPEVRGAWIRAREVEPVGRSGSQAVGGSPASVVLSDRQAVRPSALIPDSLLRTPLRGRGPVTQLHYARRGEITPEMEFVALREGVPAERVRSEIARGRAILPANINHPELEPMIIGRQFHVKINANIGNSAVASSIEEEVAKLHWATLWGADTVMDLSTGPNIHATRQWILRNSAVPIGTVPIYQALEQVGGVAEDLTWEVYRDTLIEQAEQGVDYFTVHAGVLLPYIPLTAGRLTGIVSRGGSIIAKWCLAHHRENFLYTRFREICEIMQAYDVSFSLGDGLRPGSIADANDQAQFAELKTQGELTKIAWEYDVQVMNEGPGHVPMHLIKENMEKQLEWCGEAPFYTLGPLTTDIAPGYDHITSAIGAAMIGWYGTAMLCYVTPKEHLGLPNREDVKAGVIAYKIAAHAADLAKGHPGALAWDHALSKARFEFRWEDQFHLALDPVTARAYHDETLPAAGAKVAHFCSMCGPKFCSMQITQDIRAAAQGMAEKAAEFRASGGEVYVGR; encoded by the coding sequence ATGGCCACCCCCCTCCCCGTCCTGCCTGACACGCCAGCCCCCGATCCCGCCGGCTACGGCGACGCCTTCCCCGCGAGCACCAAGGCGTACCGCACCGGCCCCCGCGGCCTCCGCGTGCCGGTGCGCGAAATCCGCCTCTCCGGCGGCGAACCACCGCTGCAGGTGTACGACAGCAGCGGCCCCCAGGGGCACGATGTGCGGCAGGGATTGCCGGAGGTGCGGGGGGCGTGGATTCGGGCACGGGAGGTCGAGCCGGTCGGGCGGTCGGGCAGTCAGGCGGTCGGTGGCTCTCCCGCAAGCGTCGTCTTGTCCGACCGTCAGGCCGTCCGGCCGTCCGCCCTCATCCCTGACTCCCTCCTCCGCACCCCCCTCCGCGGCCGCGGGCCGGTGACGCAGCTGCATTACGCCCGGCGGGGCGAGATCACGCCCGAGATGGAGTTCGTGGCGCTGCGCGAGGGGGTGCCGGCGGAGCGGGTGCGGAGCGAGATCGCGCGGGGGCGCGCGATCCTGCCGGCGAACATCAATCACCCCGAGCTCGAGCCGATGATCATCGGCCGCCAGTTCCACGTGAAGATCAACGCCAACATCGGCAACTCGGCCGTGGCCAGCAGCATCGAGGAGGAGGTGGCCAAGCTGCACTGGGCCACGCTGTGGGGCGCCGACACGGTGATGGACCTCTCCACCGGCCCCAATATCCACGCCACCCGGCAGTGGATCCTCCGCAACAGCGCGGTGCCCATCGGCACGGTGCCGATCTACCAGGCGCTGGAGCAGGTGGGCGGCGTGGCGGAAGACCTGACCTGGGAGGTGTACCGCGACACGCTGATCGAGCAGGCGGAGCAGGGGGTGGACTACTTCACGGTGCACGCCGGGGTGCTGCTGCCCTACATCCCCCTCACCGCCGGCCGCCTCACCGGCATCGTGAGCCGCGGCGGGTCGATCATCGCCAAGTGGTGCCTGGCCCACCACCGCGAGAACTTCCTCTATACCCGGTTCCGCGAGATCTGCGAGATCATGCAGGCCTACGACGTCTCGTTCTCGCTGGGCGACGGGCTCCGCCCCGGGTCGATCGCCGACGCCAACGACCAGGCGCAGTTCGCCGAGCTCAAGACCCAGGGGGAGCTCACGAAGATCGCCTGGGAGTACGACGTGCAGGTGATGAACGAGGGGCCGGGCCACGTGCCCATGCACCTGATCAAGGAGAACATGGAGAAGCAGCTGGAGTGGTGCGGCGAGGCGCCGTTCTACACCCTCGGCCCGCTCACCACCGACATCGCGCCGGGGTACGACCACATCACCAGCGCCATCGGCGCCGCGATGATCGGCTGGTACGGCACCGCCATGCTCTGCTACGTGACGCCCAAGGAGCACCTGGGGCTGCCCAACCGCGAGGACGTGAAGGCCGGCGTCATCGCCTACAAGATCGCGGCGCACGCCGCCGACCTGGCCAAGGGGCACCCCGGCGCCCTGGCCTGGGACCACGCGCTCTCCAAGGCGCGCTTCGAGTTCCGCTGGGAGGACCAGTTCCACCTGGCCCTCGACCCGGTCACCGCGCGCGCCTACCACGACGAGACGCTGCCCGCCGCCGGCGCCAAGGTGGCGCACTTCTGCTCGATGTGCGGCCCGAAGTTCTGCTCGATGCAGATCACCCAGGACATCCGCGCCGCCGCGCAGGGGATGGCGGAGAAGGCCGCGGAGTTCCGGGCGAGCGGTGGGGAGGTGTACGTAGGGAGGTAG
- a CDS encoding response regulator, whose translation MPSSPSRPGAAALAVRRADAAPRRQVMLAGALSVGIVAILLVVAAIGFETLSAARAYVGGEGQWSKAQKDAVRHLMRYAWDGDSLHYAAYQRELEVYRGDHVARVELLRPAPDWEVVHAGFLRGRNHPDDVHRMGVFLRRYGRVPFVAEAVRSWSAGDSLMVQLEALGARLGAERAGAPLPPASRDAFLMELDALARELALLENAFSDTMGAGARWAARWLLVALAGVAVILLAIGGVTFTAAWRRILLAEAARRAIEAQLRQAQKMEAVGQLTGGIAHDFNNLLTVILSNVRLLEDGLPAGYPDLKDDLDELKVAAQRGADMIRKLLAFSRAGQVSFETRTLAEVLPEAVQMLRRVLPATVAIDAELDAAVPAVRTDPSAVQQMVLNLATNARDAMPGGGTLRLRLGRASIGRDFIVRRGWGREGSYVALSVSDTGAGMPPAVLDRAFEPFFTTKPPGQGSGLGLAMVYGLMKQHGGFVDVASTPEQGTTVTLFFPVAEEPAIHPPPVAPVTIAGGGTILLVEDEPALRRAAQRLLERSGFRVLSAADGQEGLELARVHRDALDLVLSDVVMPRMGGPALHAALAREGIVLPFLFTSGYTGREMPDGIPLPPDVPLLPKPWDAQELVAWVARAMGR comes from the coding sequence ATGCCCTCGAGCCCGTCGAGGCCTGGCGCGGCCGCGCTCGCCGTGCGTCGCGCCGATGCCGCTCCCCGCCGCCAGGTGATGCTGGCGGGCGCGCTCAGCGTCGGGATCGTGGCCATCCTGCTGGTCGTCGCCGCCATCGGCTTCGAGACCCTCTCCGCCGCCCGCGCCTACGTGGGGGGCGAGGGGCAGTGGTCCAAGGCGCAGAAGGACGCCGTCCGGCACCTGATGCGCTACGCCTGGGACGGCGATTCCCTCCACTACGCCGCGTACCAGCGGGAGCTCGAGGTGTACCGGGGCGACCACGTGGCCCGGGTGGAGCTGCTGCGCCCTGCCCCCGACTGGGAGGTGGTGCACGCCGGCTTCCTGCGCGGCCGCAATCACCCCGACGACGTGCACCGCATGGGCGTCTTCCTGCGGCGCTACGGCCGGGTGCCGTTCGTGGCGGAGGCCGTCCGCTCCTGGTCGGCCGGCGATTCATTGATGGTCCAGCTCGAGGCGCTCGGCGCCCGGCTCGGCGCGGAGCGGGCCGGCGCCCCCTTGCCACCCGCCAGCCGCGACGCCTTCCTGATGGAGCTCGACGCGCTGGCGCGCGAGCTGGCCCTGCTGGAGAACGCCTTCAGCGACACCATGGGGGCCGGCGCGCGGTGGGCGGCACGCTGGCTGCTGGTGGCGCTGGCCGGCGTGGCGGTGATCCTGCTGGCCATCGGCGGGGTGACCTTCACCGCGGCGTGGCGCCGGATCCTCCTCGCCGAGGCGGCCCGCCGCGCCATCGAGGCGCAGCTGCGCCAGGCGCAGAAGATGGAGGCGGTGGGCCAGCTCACCGGCGGCATCGCGCACGACTTCAACAACCTGCTCACCGTCATCCTCTCCAACGTGCGGCTGCTGGAGGACGGGCTCCCCGCCGGCTATCCCGACCTGAAGGACGACCTCGACGAGCTCAAGGTCGCCGCGCAGCGCGGCGCCGACATGATCCGCAAGCTGCTCGCCTTCAGCCGCGCGGGGCAGGTGAGCTTCGAGACCCGCACCCTGGCCGAGGTGCTGCCGGAGGCGGTGCAGATGCTGCGGCGGGTGCTCCCCGCCACCGTGGCCATCGACGCCGAGCTCGACGCCGCGGTCCCCGCGGTGCGCACCGACCCGAGCGCGGTGCAGCAGATGGTGCTCAACCTGGCCACCAACGCCCGCGACGCCATGCCCGGCGGCGGCACCCTGCGGCTCCGGCTGGGCCGCGCCAGCATCGGCCGCGACTTCATCGTGCGCCGCGGCTGGGGCCGCGAGGGCAGCTACGTGGCCCTCTCGGTGAGCGACACCGGCGCCGGGATGCCGCCGGCCGTGCTGGACCGCGCCTTCGAGCCCTTCTTCACCACCAAGCCGCCGGGGCAGGGCTCCGGGCTCGGCCTGGCCATGGTGTACGGCCTGATGAAGCAGCACGGCGGCTTCGTCGACGTGGCCTCGACCCCGGAGCAGGGCACCACGGTGACGCTGTTCTTCCCGGTGGCGGAGGAGCCCGCCATCCACCCGCCGCCGGTGGCGCCGGTGACCATCGCCGGCGGCGGCACCATCCTGCTGGTGGAGGACGAGCCCGCCCTGCGCCGCGCCGCCCAGCGGCTGCTCGAGCGCAGCGGCTTCCGGGTGCTCTCCGCCGCCGACGGCCAGGAGGGCCTCGAGCTGGCGCGGGTGCACCGCGACGCGCTCGACCTGGTGCTCTCCGACGTGGTCATGCCCCGCATGGGCGGCCCCGCCCTGCACGCCGCCCTTGCGCGCGAGGGCATCGTGCTGCCTTTTCTCTTCACCAGCGGCTACACCGGCCGCGAGATGCCCGACGGGATCCCGCTGCCCCCCGACGTGCCGCTCCTGCCCAAGCCCTGGGACGCGCAGGAGCTGGTGGCGTGGGTGGCGCGGGCGATGGGGCGGTGA
- a CDS encoding DUF885 family protein, producing the protein MRPYAALLLLSLPLAAQERGPVRDAAGYVPAGAGPVRATTSELRETLERFTADESALGRRYPAEWSAARRAALAGFYHGWQGRLAALDFARLSQEGKVDYLLLRQALTHRLELLALEEARLAEIAPLIPFGAAIRALDEARERVDSVDGAAAAATFTAVARQADSARAALGALDSAARPSRVVAFRAARAVESHRALLRTWTGHYGGYDPGLGWWTRAPAARADTALTRYATYLRETILGQAPGADEPIVGDPLGRAALERDIAFELIPYTAEELIAIGERELAWCTREMIAAARAMGLGDDWHAALERVKLAHVAPGAQPLLVKRLADEAADWVSSRKLVTVPPLARDLWRLTMLSPEAQKANPFFLGGEVIQVAYPTDAMDDADKRMTMRGNNVHFARATVHHELIPGHHLQGFVGERSNPQRGAFSTPFYTEGWAVYWEMLMYERGFPRSPEDRVGMLFWRMHRAARIIFSLKVHLGQMTPDEAITFLVDRVGHERANATAEVRRSFRGDYPPLYQAGYMLGALQLRALHQEVVGAGKMTELQFHDAVLAAHQMPIELLRALLTNQPLAREYVAKWRF; encoded by the coding sequence ATGCGCCCCTACGCCGCCCTGCTGCTCCTCTCCCTCCCCCTCGCCGCCCAGGAGCGGGGGCCGGTGCGCGATGCCGCGGGATACGTCCCCGCCGGCGCCGGCCCGGTGCGCGCCACCACCAGCGAGTTGCGCGAGACGCTGGAGCGCTTCACCGCCGACGAGAGCGCCCTGGGCCGCCGCTACCCCGCCGAGTGGTCGGCGGCGCGGCGCGCGGCGCTGGCGGGGTTCTATCACGGCTGGCAGGGGCGGCTGGCGGCGCTCGACTTTGCGCGGCTGTCGCAGGAGGGGAAGGTGGACTACCTGCTGCTGCGGCAGGCGCTCACCCACCGGCTGGAGCTGCTGGCGCTCGAGGAGGCGCGGCTGGCGGAGATCGCTCCGCTCATCCCCTTCGGCGCCGCCATCCGCGCGCTCGACGAGGCGCGGGAACGGGTGGACTCGGTGGACGGCGCCGCCGCGGCGGCCACCTTCACGGCAGTTGCCCGGCAGGCCGACTCGGCACGCGCCGCGCTCGGGGCCCTCGACAGCGCCGCGCGGCCCAGCCGCGTGGTGGCCTTCCGCGCCGCGCGGGCGGTGGAGAGCCACCGCGCCCTGCTGCGCACCTGGACCGGCCACTACGGCGGCTACGATCCCGGGCTCGGCTGGTGGACCCGCGCCCCCGCCGCCCGCGCCGACACCGCGCTCACCCGGTACGCCACATACCTCCGCGAGACCATCCTGGGCCAGGCCCCCGGCGCCGACGAGCCGATCGTCGGCGACCCGCTGGGCCGCGCCGCGCTGGAGCGCGACATCGCCTTCGAGCTCATTCCGTATACCGCCGAGGAGCTGATCGCCATCGGCGAGCGGGAGCTGGCGTGGTGCACCCGGGAAATGATCGCCGCCGCCCGCGCCATGGGGCTGGGCGACGACTGGCACGCCGCGCTCGAGCGGGTGAAGCTGGCGCACGTGGCGCCCGGGGCGCAGCCGCTGCTGGTCAAGCGCCTGGCCGACGAGGCCGCCGACTGGGTGAGCAGCCGGAAGCTGGTCACCGTGCCGCCGCTGGCCCGCGACCTGTGGCGGCTGACGATGCTCTCCCCGGAGGCGCAGAAGGCCAATCCGTTCTTCCTGGGTGGCGAGGTGATCCAGGTGGCCTACCCCACCGACGCCATGGACGACGCCGACAAGCGCATGACCATGCGTGGCAACAACGTCCACTTTGCCCGCGCCACGGTGCACCACGAGCTGATCCCCGGGCACCACCTGCAGGGCTTCGTGGGGGAGCGGAGCAACCCGCAGCGCGGCGCCTTCAGCACGCCGTTCTACACCGAGGGGTGGGCGGTGTACTGGGAGATGCTGATGTACGAGCGGGGCTTCCCCCGCTCGCCGGAGGACCGGGTGGGGATGCTGTTCTGGCGGATGCACCGCGCGGCGCGGATCATCTTCTCGCTCAAGGTGCACCTGGGGCAGATGACCCCCGACGAGGCCATCACCTTCCTGGTGGACCGGGTGGGTCACGAGCGCGCCAACGCCACGGCGGAGGTGCGCCGCTCCTTCCGCGGCGACTACCCGCCGCTCTACCAGGCGGGATACATGCTGGGCGCGCTGCAGCTGCGCGCGCTGCACCAGGAGGTGGTGGGGGCCGGGAAGATGACCGAGCTCCAGTTCCACGACGCCGTGCTCGCCGCGCACCAGATGCCGATCGAGCTGCTCCGGGCGCTGCTGACGAACCAGCCGCTTGCCCGGGAGTACGTGGCGAAGTGGCGCTTCTGA
- a CDS encoding SMP-30/gluconolactonase/LRE family protein → MKHAALLSVALLVVAGCAKKEAPAPDVAAPAAPAKVSEATGFLTPESVLWDAEQQVWFVSNINGSPLAKDGNGFISRLTADGVVDSLNFVLGGRGGVTLNAPKGMALVGDTLWVTDIDAIRGFNRRTGALVAAVELGSQAKFLNDAVTGPDGTVYITDTGMGMDEKGNFLHPGPDRIFALKGRAATVAAEGDWLERPNGIAWDGANNRYLVVPFGGNALLGWVPGAATGDSLAAGPGMQDGVEILNGQTLVTSWTDSTVFVMDAAGAKKLITGVNSPADIGVDQVRGLVAIPLFLENRVEFWKVGS, encoded by the coding sequence GTGAAGCACGCCGCCCTGCTGTCCGTTGCCCTGCTCGTGGTTGCCGGCTGCGCGAAGAAGGAGGCGCCGGCGCCGGATGTCGCCGCGCCCGCCGCCCCCGCCAAGGTCTCCGAGGCCACGGGGTTCCTGACGCCGGAGTCGGTGCTGTGGGACGCCGAGCAGCAGGTCTGGTTCGTGTCCAACATCAACGGCAGCCCGCTGGCCAAGGATGGCAACGGCTTCATCAGCCGGCTCACGGCGGACGGCGTGGTGGACAGCCTCAACTTTGTGCTGGGGGGCCGCGGCGGGGTGACGCTGAACGCGCCGAAGGGCATGGCGCTGGTGGGCGACACGCTGTGGGTGACCGACATCGACGCCATCCGCGGGTTCAATCGGCGGACCGGCGCGCTGGTGGCCGCGGTGGAGCTGGGGTCGCAGGCGAAGTTCCTCAACGACGCCGTGACCGGGCCCGACGGCACCGTCTACATCACCGACACCGGCATGGGGATGGACGAGAAGGGCAACTTCCTCCATCCCGGGCCCGACCGGATCTTTGCGCTCAAGGGGCGGGCGGCCACGGTGGCGGCGGAGGGCGACTGGCTTGAGCGTCCCAACGGCATCGCGTGGGACGGGGCCAACAACCGCTACCTGGTGGTTCCCTTCGGCGGCAACGCGCTGCTCGGCTGGGTGCCGGGCGCCGCCACGGGCGATTCCCTCGCCGCCGGTCCCGGCATGCAGGACGGCGTCGAGATCCTCAACGGCCAGACCCTGGTCACCAGCTGGACCGACTCGACGGTCTTCGTGATGGACGCGGCGGGGGCGAAGAAGCTCATCACCGGCGTCAACAGCCCGGCCGACATCGGCGTGGACCAGGTGCGGGGGCTGGTGGCGATTCCGCTCTTCCTGGAGAACCGGGTGGAGTTCTGGAAGGTCGGGTCGTAG
- a CDS encoding AraC family transcriptional regulator, with amino-acid sequence MTTSTTIPGHPALVYADHAPAPALAPWVASYWSVAMAGVPPGEDLAVPPDGCTHLAFGGSDRVLVGPQVTPFRVPASPGLRWFGVRFWPGAARPFLRLPATQPLRDRALPAALVPGLDWVPALVARLGGTDAADVAAADAVLRSLAAGAGRPDVALRVAVQRILLATGHGPSVRELAEGVGLSERHFRRRFQRATDLSPKELIRIWRFRRCAEAAAREAGENWAARAADHGFADQSHLAREFRKLMGEAPGDFERRTATILHRRVWSPEAGATAGSNTTGASLRP; translated from the coding sequence ATGACGACCTCCACCACGATACCCGGCCATCCGGCCCTGGTCTACGCCGATCACGCTCCCGCCCCGGCGCTCGCGCCGTGGGTGGCGAGCTACTGGAGCGTGGCGATGGCCGGCGTGCCCCCGGGTGAGGACCTGGCGGTCCCGCCCGACGGCTGCACGCACCTTGCCTTCGGCGGTAGCGACCGGGTGCTCGTGGGGCCGCAGGTCACGCCGTTCCGGGTGCCGGCGTCGCCGGGGCTCCGCTGGTTCGGGGTGCGGTTCTGGCCCGGCGCGGCGCGTCCCTTCCTGCGGCTGCCCGCCACGCAACCGCTGCGCGACCGCGCGCTCCCGGCCGCCCTGGTGCCCGGGCTCGACTGGGTCCCGGCGCTCGTCGCGCGCCTCGGCGGGACCGACGCCGCGGACGTGGCCGCGGCCGATGCCGTGCTCCGGTCGCTCGCCGCGGGGGCGGGCCGCCCGGACGTGGCCCTCCGGGTCGCGGTGCAGCGGATCCTCCTCGCCACCGGGCATGGGCCGAGCGTGCGGGAACTGGCGGAGGGGGTGGGGCTCTCGGAGCGCCACTTCCGGCGCCGCTTCCAGCGCGCCACGGACCTCTCGCCCAAGGAGCTCATCCGGATCTGGCGCTTCCGGCGCTGCGCCGAGGCGGCGGCACGGGAGGCTGGGGAGAACTGGGCGGCGCGGGCCGCCGACCACGGCTTCGCCGACCAGAGTCACCTGGCCCGGGAGTTCCGGAAGCTGATGGGAGAGGCGCCCGGCGACTTCGAGCGCCGCACGGCCACCATCCTGCACCGGCGGGTATGGAGCCCGGAGGCGGGGGCCACCGCCGGTTCAAACACCACCGGGGCGTCGCTCCGCCCCTGA
- a CDS encoding DoxX family protein, with product MRWGARQARWVAAWLAGAWLARMFVEMGWVKFFADGFWTEAFARWGYPPWLRILVGLGEVVGGLALLVPWIASYGALTLIVVMLGAWGTRALDGRWTDVGWITVYVAVLAWIAAEWWSWRVGPRARR from the coding sequence ATGCGATGGGGAGCGCGACAGGCGCGGTGGGTCGCGGCCTGGCTCGCGGGCGCCTGGCTGGCCCGCATGTTCGTCGAGATGGGGTGGGTGAAGTTCTTCGCCGACGGCTTCTGGACCGAGGCCTTTGCGCGCTGGGGGTATCCCCCCTGGCTGCGCATCCTCGTGGGCCTGGGCGAGGTCGTGGGCGGGCTCGCCCTCCTCGTGCCCTGGATCGCGAGCTACGGCGCGCTCACGCTGATCGTGGTGATGCTCGGCGCCTGGGGCACCCGCGCCCTCGATGGCCGATGGACCGACGTGGGGTGGATCACCGTCTATGTCGCGGTGCTGGCGTGGATCGCGGCGGAGTGGTGGTCGTGGCGCGTGGGCCCCCGCGCCCGCCGGTGA
- a CDS encoding haloalkane dehalogenase, protein MPRLHATDPGWRARKRTVQVRGLPLAYVASARPSNPAAPTIVFLHGNPTSSYLWRRILPGLETFGWCVAPDLLGMGDSARLPDSGPGRYRFVEHRDYLEGLLDALAPTGPVCLVLHDWGGMLGFDWARRHPDRVAGIAHMETVMDGLDRRTAPPEAVRFFERYRTPEGAALVLEQNQFVEQVLIGSLGDRLTEADRAEYRRPFLAPGEARRPTLTWPTEVPLDGAPADVAAIMAACHAWLAESMVPKLFVNVEPGALVAAPGRKARCRGWPATTEVVLPGRHFIQEEAPVELQAALAVWLETLTQGRR, encoded by the coding sequence CTGCCGCGCCTCCATGCCACGGATCCCGGGTGGCGTGCCCGCAAGCGGACCGTCCAGGTGCGTGGGCTGCCGCTGGCGTACGTCGCGAGCGCCCGGCCATCCAACCCGGCCGCCCCGACCATCGTCTTCCTGCACGGCAATCCCACCAGCTCCTACCTCTGGCGGCGGATCCTCCCGGGCCTCGAGACCTTCGGCTGGTGCGTGGCGCCCGACCTCCTTGGCATGGGCGACTCCGCCCGGCTGCCCGACAGCGGACCGGGGCGCTACCGCTTCGTGGAGCACCGGGACTACCTCGAGGGCCTGCTCGACGCCCTGGCGCCCACCGGCCCGGTGTGCCTAGTGCTGCACGACTGGGGCGGGATGCTGGGCTTTGACTGGGCGCGCCGGCACCCCGATCGCGTGGCCGGCATCGCGCACATGGAAACGGTGATGGACGGGCTGGACCGCCGGACCGCGCCGCCCGAGGCGGTGCGCTTCTTCGAGCGGTACCGGACCCCGGAGGGCGCGGCGCTGGTGCTGGAGCAGAACCAGTTCGTGGAGCAGGTGCTGATCGGTTCGCTCGGCGACCGGCTGACCGAGGCCGACCGGGCGGAGTATCGTCGGCCGTTCCTGGCGCCGGGCGAGGCGCGCCGCCCGACGCTCACCTGGCCCACCGAGGTTCCCCTCGATGGCGCGCCGGCCGACGTGGCGGCCATCATGGCCGCGTGCCACGCCTGGCTGGCGGAGAGCATGGTGCCCAAGCTCTTCGTGAACGTGGAGCCCGGCGCGCTGGTGGCCGCGCCGGGGCGGAAGGCGCGCTGCCGCGGGTGGCCCGCCACCACCGAGGTGGTGCTGCCCGGCCGCCACTTCATCCAGGAGGAGGCGCCGGTGGAACTCCAGGCCGCCCTGGCCGTCTGGCTGGAGACCCTGACACAAGGACGCCGCTGA
- a CDS encoding histidine kinase, protein MSPRLTPSLSATPPYRWAALPAAQRAAVLAGWMVLGLVETIRAVQDPTSRGVPRIPWDYALVGNFPWWLVWGLFTPAIFALADRFRLDGPGWWRRVPAHLAAGGVLVMLHLPLALGLWYATNPLPQVRLQSFGAAVLQAGRGALLLELLAYGAALGLFYAIDNHRRLHLRELDAARLATRAAALEAQAMEARLEALRMEINPHFLFNTLNTVSGLVREREHAAAVTVLSRLGDLLRSALDQPRTQQVPLADELAQLALYLDIERHRFRDRLTVRMQVAPETLGCLVPALCLQPLVENALRHGIARVPGPGVLTIGSRREAGGALLLTVHDTGPGFPDAPGAAGIGLANLRARLAELHGVAAGVGIDRDLARGTRVTLRLPVHAPAARALTAAPA, encoded by the coding sequence ATGTCCCCGCGGCTGACCCCGTCCCTTTCCGCAACGCCACCCTATCGCTGGGCGGCCCTGCCGGCCGCGCAGCGCGCCGCCGTCCTGGCCGGCTGGATGGTGCTCGGCCTGGTGGAGACCATCCGCGCGGTGCAGGACCCGACCTCCCGCGGCGTGCCCCGCATCCCGTGGGACTACGCGCTGGTCGGCAACTTCCCCTGGTGGCTGGTGTGGGGGCTGTTCACCCCGGCCATTTTTGCGCTGGCCGACCGGTTCCGCCTCGATGGCCCGGGGTGGTGGCGCCGGGTGCCCGCGCACCTGGCGGCCGGGGGCGTCCTCGTGATGTTGCACCTGCCGCTGGCGCTGGGGCTGTGGTACGCGACCAATCCGCTGCCGCAGGTGCGCCTGCAGTCGTTCGGGGCCGCGGTGCTGCAGGCGGGCCGCGGCGCCCTGCTGCTCGAGCTGCTGGCGTACGGCGCGGCCCTCGGCCTCTTCTACGCCATCGACAATCATCGCCGCCTGCACCTGCGCGAGCTCGACGCGGCGCGGCTCGCCACGCGCGCGGCCGCGCTCGAGGCCCAGGCCATGGAGGCCCGGCTCGAGGCGCTGCGGATGGAGATCAACCCGCACTTCCTCTTCAACACCCTCAACACCGTGAGCGGCCTGGTGCGGGAACGGGAGCACGCCGCCGCGGTGACCGTCCTCTCCCGGCTGGGCGACCTGCTGCGCAGCGCCCTCGACCAGCCGCGCACCCAGCAGGTGCCGCTCGCCGATGAGCTGGCCCAGCTGGCGCTCTACCTGGACATCGAGCGGCACCGCTTCCGCGACCGGCTCACCGTGCGGATGCAGGTGGCCCCGGAGACCCTGGGCTGCCTGGTGCCGGCGCTCTGCCTGCAGCCGCTGGTGGAGAACGCGCTGCGCCATGGCATCGCGCGGGTGCCTGGCCCCGGGGTGCTGACCATCGGCAGCCGGCGCGAAGCGGGGGGCGCGCTGCTGCTCACCGTGCACGACACCGGGCCCGGCTTTCCCGACGCGCCGGGCGCGGCCGGCATCGGCCTGGCCAACCTGCGGGCCCGGCTGGCGGAGCTCCACGGCGTGGCGGCCGGCGTGGGCATCGACCGCGACCTGGCACGGGGCACCCGGGTGACGCTGCGGCTGCCGGTCCACGCGCCCGCGGCCCGCGCCCTCACGGCGGCGCCGGCGTGA
- a CDS encoding response regulator transcription factor produces MTTLRALVVDDEPLARACVRRALRPEDQVEIVAECGDGPEAVRAIRRHRPALVFLDIQLPGMDGFDVLAALVEEPEPPAVVFVTAYDAFALRAFEVHAVDYLLKPFEDARLHRAVAAARARHDAPGADAVRARLSALLDDLARAAGSDGAGRGVARRVLVTDADDRARFLDLAGVHWVSAAGNNVCFHVGRERYTVRMPLRTLLPQLDPARFRRIHRSTIVNLDAIREIQPWFAGDCVVVLKDGQQLRMSRTYRDQVMQPLL; encoded by the coding sequence GTGACCACCCTCCGCGCGCTGGTGGTGGACGACGAGCCGCTGGCCCGCGCCTGCGTCCGCCGGGCGCTGCGCCCCGAGGACCAGGTGGAGATCGTGGCGGAGTGTGGCGATGGCCCTGAGGCGGTGCGGGCCATCCGCCGGCACCGGCCGGCGCTGGTGTTCCTCGACATCCAGCTGCCGGGCATGGACGGGTTCGACGTGCTGGCGGCGCTGGTGGAGGAGCCCGAGCCGCCGGCGGTGGTGTTCGTGACGGCGTACGACGCCTTTGCGCTGCGGGCCTTCGAGGTGCACGCCGTGGACTACCTGCTCAAGCCCTTCGAGGATGCCCGGCTGCATCGCGCGGTGGCCGCGGCGCGGGCGCGCCACGACGCCCCGGGCGCCGACGCGGTCCGCGCGCGCCTGTCAGCGCTGCTCGACGACCTGGCGCGCGCCGCGGGGAGCGACGGGGCGGGGCGGGGGGTGGCGCGGCGCGTGCTGGTCACCGACGCGGACGACCGCGCGCGCTTCCTGGACCTGGCCGGCGTGCACTGGGTGAGCGCGGCGGGCAACAACGTGTGCTTCCACGTGGGCCGGGAGCGCTACACGGTGCGGATGCCCCTCCGCACCCTGCTGCCGCAGCTCGACCCGGCGCGGTTCCGCCGGATCCACCGGTCCACGATCGTCAACCTGGACGCCATCCGCGAGATCCAGCCCTGGTTCGCGGGCGACTGCGTGGTCGTCCTCAAGGACGGGCAGCAGCTCCGGATGAGCCGGACCTATCGCGACCAGGTGATGCAGCCGCTGCTGTGA